The sequence below is a genomic window from Tachyglossus aculeatus isolate mTacAcu1 chromosome X1, mTacAcu1.pri, whole genome shotgun sequence.
GAGATGGGGAATGTGTGCGTCCTAATTAGCTCCTATCGacgtcagtgcttagaatagtgtttgccacacagtaagcacctaacgaattgcatgttatcatcatcattactattaccccaatcatcattattatgcaggtctaccacctctttggagcttgtcccctcctagccCTCCTCCCCACTTTGGGCTTCCATGCTCACAATAAAGATTCAGCACTGATATTTCTGGAATGTTGTCCATTTCATAAAATGGTGAAAGTTTATTGAAGGTAATGGAGTGAGATCAACTTTTTTCTACCGATATACACTAAAATTCTAAGCAGGTTCCATAACATTATGGCTGGGAAACCCGGCCACCGACCTCAAAGTACAACGAAGACAAGAGTTAGAGGATGGGGAAgctggggagggaaaggcagggggcCACATGAGTGTCCCCTCTTCTGAAACCCCTGAACACGAGTTATCAAAACGGGTCCAACAAAGGTGGGGGGACCCAATTCCTTAAAGCTGGGGCGAACAGGACTATGGGTTGAGCCTGGAAAGAAACGGCTTCTGGCTTCTCCTTGTGGGGTGGGGCAAGctggggatggggctggagggtggCAGCAACTGGGCCCCAGGTCACAGGTGTTGTGAGCAGTCAAGACAGGTGAGTCGGAGTGCTGCAAAGGGAGAGGGTTGGGGACAGGCTGGCACCTATTGTTTAGGTCGGCTGGAGGGACAATCGCGGGTATCCAGACTGCTGGACTCGCCTCCCGGCTGCTGAGGTCTTCTCAccctgggagaaggaagagagggtgtTGGCCACTGGGGGGACCAGGTGGCCCGCACCCTCCCCCGCCTCAGGGAACCTCCGCCTTCAGGGTCTCTGCGGAGCACAGGGCGGGAACAACCCTGGGGTCATACCCTGTGTTGGGTGTCGTGGCCGGAGTCTGCAGCTCTTCACTGGATGAGCTGCTGTCCATCGGGTCATCTGTATCAATCTCCTGGCTGCTGTCAGGTGGACGGCCAGCTGGCgggtagggagagagacaggctgGACTCCCCCTACACAGCACAGAGCATCCCCCTCCCACCGGGCCAATGGGGAGAGTTGGAgctctcagccctggtcaccAGGGCCCAAGGGGTAAGGCGTCTGGGATGGGGATTCTGGGTCCTGTATCAAGGGTGCTGGGGAGAGGGGTGTCTCACCTGGGACATTGCCGGAGCCAAGGTAACTACCGCAGCTGAGTAAATCCCTCAGTACTCCCGATGGAATCCTGGACTTTCTTCGTTGTCGTCTCATCCTTTCACGCGGGGGGCTGTGGATTTCGAACATCTCACGAAACTTGCTGCAGAGAAAAAGGTCAGAGAAGGGTTGGTGGGGGTTGGGTAAGTCTTCCACTGCTCCCCCTAACTCCAGACCCCCCGTGGCCCAACCACACAGCCTAGACGCTGTCCCTCCCCAGGCCACCCAGACTCTGTTGTCCCCTGCTCTGGCCCAGGAAGGTCTCCGTCGGTAGCAGGTCATGTTCTGAAaatccctggcccctctctgccccagctctctcaatGAACTTTTGCACCTGCCTTCCTCCAACGTTTTTCACTCTCTTAATGGGTGAGAATTTCTAGACCGCACCGGGGTGAGTACATCTCTACGCTAACCAGATTCAAGAAAATAGTTAGCAGACCCAACAATGTTCCAAGCAGGGGTGGCCCTGGCCACTGACCTCGAATGGCAACGTTAGAGacgaggaaggggatgggggtcgGAAGGGGccggggcagagaggaaggaggggctctggGCCAGATGTGTTTCCCCGCTTCCGCCTCCCAGCCCTCAACCCCAAACAGAGAAATGACCAGAACGGCCTCCTAATCCAGCACCCAGGGTAGAAGGAACTTCACTAATTTCTTCCTCCCCAGCCTCAGGGACCCTCATCTGTCCTGGGGCAGCCCTTACCTCATCCTTGCTTCGCACACTTCACGAGGTTGGGGTACGACTTTGACCCTCATGACTTCGGTCTGGTTTTCACTGCCTTGGGCTGGCCCCTGCGCAGCGGTGCTTGTCCtgggggaggtaagatgggatgtgGGAGGCTGGGGAAAGAACCAGCTCACTGCTTCCCCCCTACCACTGGTACCCCTGTGGGGAATGGGGGCACGTCAATCCTGAGGCCGTACCCTGCGGTGCTGGTTGAGGGCAGGTTGGCTGCCCCAGGGTGGGGACCCGGCAGTTTCTTAGAAGCCTCAACTGCTGCGGACGAGTCAGTGACCTCCACCAAGGTGGCACACTGAACCTTCTTTTTCAGTTTCAATCGTTGTCGTTGGCCTGGTtggatgaagggggagagggagagagagagagagagagagagagagagagagagagagagagagagagagagagagagagagagagagagagagagagagagagctgaatcCTCCCTACCCAGCCCAGGGGCTGCCCTTCTGACCCTGCCGACTGGGAACAGGAGTTGCTCTCGATCCAGATGATGGCGGCCCAAGGGACCTGGCATGGGGATGGTGGGGGCTGCGATCACCCAtctgcttgttctgttttgctgtctgtctcccccttctagactgggagcccgttgttgggtagggactgtctctgcattttgccaaattgcactttccaagcacttagtacagtgctatgcacacagtaaccgctcaataaatacaattgaatgaatgaatgaatgaatgaatgaatgatccgggctggggacggggggcggggggaggtctcACAACGTAGGCCACAGTAGCCGGGATTCCCAGCCATCTCTAATAGATCCAGGCGCATATTGGCCGGGACCCAGGTACCATCCTGCAAAATGTCGATCTCTTCACAGTCAATCTCTTCACGGGTGATAGCACGGAGGATGACGCAGAAATATCTGTAGAGAGAATGGTCAAGGAGAGGTCAGCAGGGAATGGGTGTTGGAGGGCAGTCAGAAGAGAGGGGTCAGCGGAGAGAGATTAGCATTCATACTCATCTACGACGAGGTTTCGATAGACAACCTCCTGGTCACAGATAGGACACCTCcaagtttcctcctcctcattcctctgCAGAAACGGGACAGCATCAAAAATCTGGACGTGGCTGCAGGATACCGCACGGCAGGGCACGGAAACGAGTCCCTGTGTCAGCTGGGTGGACAGGATGGGGAGACACGGGGTTATCCACCTTGGGACTCAGCTCCCCTACTTTGGGCCTCAGGCACTCACCCACTTTCCTCATCCAAGCCTcagtctcctttcctttccccacccccaacccagggtCCTAGCCTCGTCCAcaccctcggcccctcctacagCCCCCCCGGGACCTACCGGGCACACGAGGGAGACGCGGAGCCTTCTGAGGCCAAAAGAAGGATCACGGACTGCCGGCATCGCCTCCCTgactgaaaaggagagaggagaccgTGGGGGTGGTCGACTCAGCCCAAGTGGCCACAGGCTGGGGACAGGTGAGCGGTGGTAGTGCCCAAGAATCAGTGGACTTGCAGACTGGGGACTCTCCTCCTTGATTTGTCTGTTCATTacatcatatttacggagcgcttactgtatgcagagcaccctattaagcgcctgagagaatacaaaataacaacgagtagacccattccctggccacagtgacaAGGGGGCAAGGGCGGCCAAGGGCCAGAGTTGGTCTGGGATGTCATTTATTCAGGGTtctggaggagggtggggtgggaggtcaCTCACTCATGGACACTGTCCTGGATGAAGGGAATGATGCCTTCTTCCTCAATTGCTGCACTAACTCCTCAGCAGTAAACTGCTTCACCAAGCACACGGACATGGCGAAGTCCTATGAGGTCAGGGAAGGGGCTTGAAAGAGCGGTCAGGTCTCTATCCCCTCCAAACCTCCCACCACCCCACACTGCCCAAAGCAACCCCCGCCATCCTCATTCCGGCTGTACTCACCCGCGTGTCGCTCAGTGACCAAAGGAGCATGACGGCATTGGGCACTTCGTCAGAGGGGCGCACGACATGGGTGATATCCACGGGGCGGTTGTAACGTTTACCGTTGGCCTCCACCTATGGGGGTGTGGATGGGGGTCAGGGGCCAGGCACGTCGCTCTTCGTGAATGAGCCgccatcccctcccccttccctcccctgagcCCCAACTCAATATGGGTCTGGCCACTCACAGGTGGAAAACATAACTTCCCGTTGGCGATGATGATCAATTGCGGAGGAAGACAGTCTTCTTGAGGGCCTCGGGGGTCCCATAAACAGAGCCTGCGGGGTGAGAGGGTGGCCGGTGGCAGGGGAGGAACCCAGTCAGCGGGGAGGCCCATACGTTCCCCCGCCACTGCACCACCCTCTGGGAGCCCGCGGGGACAGAGTAGACGCGAATCCACccagtccccctctctcccttccccctccccgccggccaACCGGGGACCCCAGTGAGGGGGAGGGTGGTCCTACCGCAGCTGCACCCGGAAGGTGTCGTCTCCTGATTCAGCCTCACTGCAGACGTGGAAACCGTGTGGAGAGAAGTTGGTGAGGACGGTCCCCCAGAGAGCTGCCCACTCTCCGCCAATGCCAACCCAATCATGGCGGTGGCAGCTCTCTCGACCCGGAGCTGTTTATCAGGGAGCCCGGTCAGGGAGAGACATGGCTGCgggtgaggggaggaagcagAACACGGTGGAGCCCGTGCCTGGGTGttcagtgggtgggtgggggagggattgGGAGGATTCTCAGGCGCTCCACCGGGCGTCACGGTTACCTGCTGATGAATTCCCCCTCGAAGTGTTTCCCGCTGACCGTGAAACTCAACTCTGCCATCTTTAATTGCTCCGTGTCCCTAGGCACTGGAGACACAAGCACAGGGacagtgcacttggatctgcgccCTCTGGGCAtctggtattcatcccacccacaaCTCCATAGCACTGATGTACACAATCTGTAAATGATATATTTctatcctctgtctcctcctccggaaagtaagttccttgagggcagggaacatgtttaccaactctgctgtaatgtactcagtacagtgttctgaacccagtgagccttcaataaataccactgatcggttgaCTGATAAGAGCgtgcgtgtgggtgtgtgtgtgttcagtacagtgttctgaacacagtaagccttcaataaataccagatcgGTTGACTGATAAGAGCGTGCgcgtgtgcgtgcgcgcgcgtgtgtgtgcgtctgtgtgtgtgtgtttgtgtgtcacgGGCCAGGCCGGGAGATCAGTCCTGTTCTCCGAGCCATCCCATCCcagtgaggagagtagtgagtcCCTTTCGGGAGGAGACGGGAGACCAAAGTCAGGCCTATTAGGGTCTAGGGGGTGTGGGGGTAAATTgaggtactgtgagccccaaaagctGGGGAGATCCCAAGGAGTTGGGGAAGGCAGTCCGATCAGGGTTTCCGGGGAATAACGGAAGGTGCGCGGCCCGGGCCccctggaaggggaggggaaagggcagggggccAGGGGACCGCGGCCTCACCTAATTTGGTGGGTTTGATGAACTCGGCGCACACCGGGAAGAAGGTGAGCTCCTTCATGGTGACGAGGGGCGGTCCGGCGGGGGTCTCGCTCTCCTCTGGATTCATGCTTGTGAATGGGGGCTGTCCGGCGGGGGTCTCGCTCTCCTCTGGATTCATGCTTGTGAATGGGGGCTGTCCGGCGGGGGTCTCGCTCTCCTCATCTGGGTTCATGCTTGTGAACGGGGTCACCTTCACCTTCCGCTGGGGCTGTGGGAGCGGCAGTGGCAGCGGGGCTGGAGGAAGGGCCGGGTGGGAGTCAAGGGatccgggggcgggaggggcggtgGGGCCTTGACCCGGCGCCCCTCAACCCCTCCGGGTCCCCCAAGCCCCGAGTCTGCGGGATGATCCCGCGGGGCTCGGCCCCTTCGCGGACCCCAGGTTTCTTGCGGAAACCATGAGGCCGgacggggacgggagggagggagggaggctcggGGGCCCGGGGAGACGCCtggctctctcatcatcatcatcatcaatcgtatttattgagcgcttactgtgcgcagagcactgtactaagcgcttgggaagtacaaattggcaacgtatagagacagtccctacccaacagtgggctcacagtctaaaagagtgggctcacagtcgtcgtcccccccccccccccccccccccccccccgctcccggcCCGGCCTCGGGGCATCTCTGGGGCTGCTGCCGCATCGGGGGTCGTCGCCGGGAAGGAGAAAGCCAACTGGGTTAGGGGAGGCcccgagggaaggagaggggggcagggggagggcatctcgggggatcccagctccgccaactgtcagctgtgtgatttattttattttgttggtatgtttggttctgttctctgtctcccccttttagactgtgagcccactgttgggtagggactgtctctatgtgatgccaatttgtacttcccaagcgcttagtacagtgctctgcacatagtaagcgctcaataaatacgattgattgattgattgattgattgatttgggcaagtcacttcacttctcagtgcctcagttccctcaactgtaaaatggggattaagactgtgagccccccgtgggacaacctgaccacctcgtaacctctccggcgcttagaacagcgcttggcacctagtaagcgcttaacaaataccatcacgattattatttcGGCGGCTTAAGTGAGAGAAAGTGTGGGAGCTCCGGAGCAGGCCTGCCGTCGTCCGTTCTCCTCAGCGCTGGCTGGGGCAGAGAGGCTCGGGGCCGGCCTCGAGCTCCTCGGCCGTTGGCGGCCGGCACGGCACGTGACCGCGGGGCGGGAAGGcgctcgggccccgccccccccccacctgggGGGGCGCCGATTGGCCGACGATCCCAACCCGCCGGCGCCCGGCCAATCCGCgcgggggcgggaagggaggagggggcgggggaggcccgagggggcgggggggggggggggggccgctgtTGCCGGGGCAACCCACGATTTCGCctggctaattcattcaatcaatcgtattccttgagcgcttactgtgtgcagagcaccgtgctcatcatcatcatcatcaatcgtatttattgagcgcttactgtgtgcacagcaccgtactgagcgattgggacgttcaaattggcaacatgtagagacggcgctcggaaagtacaattccacaataaagagacacacaccgggcttacagtccacaAGGGGGAAGCCAGACACCCAAACGAGTAAACCGGTGTCAATatcaataaaaagaattatagacatatacatatatacctaagtgctgtggagcagggaggaggggaagggcaaaCGGAGCGAGTTGAGGgggtgcggaagggagggggagcggagggaaagggggcttagtctgggaaggcctcttggaggagatgggccttcaattaggcttttaagggggatggggggcagagggccatgtgaccttgggtaagtcacttcccttctctgtgcctcggttccctcatccgtcaaatggggattaagactgtgagctccatgtgggacagggactgcatccaacacgatcgtcttgtatttaccccagtgcttagagccgtgcttggatgtagtaagcgcttaacaaatatcatcatcattattattattatacaagaaaatcagtcccCACACGGGCctc
It includes:
- the LOC119949968 gene encoding E3 SUMO-protein ligase PIAS3-like, with product MPQRKVKVTPFTSMNPDEESETPAGQPPFTSMNPEESETPAGQPPFTSMNPEESETPAGPPLVTMKELTFFPVCAEFIKPTKLVPRDTEQLKMAELSFTVSGKHFEGEFISSEAESGDDTFRVQLRLCLWDPRGPQEDCLPPQLIIIANGKLCFPPVEANGKRYNRPVDITHVVRPSDEVPNAVMLLWSLSDTRDFAMSVCLVKQFTAEELVQQLRKKASFPSSRTVSMIREAMPAVRDPSFGLRRLRVSLVCPLTQGLVSVPCRAVSCSHVQIFDAVPFLQRNEEEETWRCPICDQEVVYRNLVVDEYFCVILRAITREEIDCEEIDILQDGTWVPANMRLDLLEMAGNPGYCGLRCQRQRLKLKKKVQCATLVEVTDSSAAVEASKKLPGPHPGAANLPSTSTAGTSTAAQGPAQGSENQTEVMRVKVVPQPREVCEARMSKFREMFEIHSPPRERMRRQRRKSRIPSGVLRDLLSCGSYLGSGNVPAGRPPDSSQEIDTDDPMDSSSSSEELQTPATTPNTGYDPRVVPALCSAETLKAEALWLQDGRSGHDRSLEAGLRVMTGRRWRRRDADFLLSRQREASEPDGQPGGLMRVCPRGSIFGGANGGCLSQPWAAGCKCKVVLKPRPFQRLALNLWTSVGC